The DNA sequence GCTCCCTAAGAGGGTGAATTCATTGCGCTATGCGTCAGCGATCGGCGTTTCGTTCATCCTATTCTTCGCCATCTGTGTGGTGGAGCACTCGGCTGAAAAGATGGTTGCCGATGGCGGTATCAAGCAGGAACTTGTCATGTTCCGCTCCGGTAATGACGCCGTGGCAGGGCTTTCGCTATTCATTTTCGCTTATCTTTGTCATGTAAACTCATTCTCCATCTTCTTTGAGATGAAGAAGCGTTCCGTCACTCGTATGACCCGCGATGCGGCGGTGAGCTGCTCCGTTTGCTGCTTTGTCTACCTGCTCACTGGATTTTTTGGCTACGCAGAATTCGGCACAACAGTGGAAGGCTCCGTTCTGAAACTTTACGACCCCTACGCAAATCCcgtcttctttgtttgcttcgtTGGCATCATCGTAAAACTCTGCGCTGGGTTTTCGCTTAACATGCTCGCATGCCGTACAGCCCTCTTTCAGGTGCTGCGGTGGGACCTGGATACCATGTCATATGTTAGGCACAGTATCGTCAGTGTTTCATTTGCTGTCGGTTCGCTCGTTCTCGGTTTGTTCGTGCCAGACATCAACGTTATCTTCGGGCTTGTCGGCGCCTTCTGCGGTGGCTTCATTGGCTTTATATTCCCAGCACTCTTCATCATGTACGCCGGTGGTTGGACACGCCAAAGCGTGGGCTGGGTGCAGTATATATTGACGTATGTATTGCTCATCTTGGGCGTTGTTGCAATTGTCTTTGGTACTAGCACGTCCATTTATTACACAATTAAGAAGTACTATTAAGAAAGGCAAGGGAAGGAGTGCAAACGGTCCGTGAGGGGAACGGCAACTCGGTAGGCTTTGGGATGCACTTTACTGAGCAAATAAACAGCTAAAGAGTGATTTTTACTTCTTAACTTTTTATATGGGCCTTTatcctttattattttacccaTACGGTTCTATTGTTGTACGCATCCCATACTCGAACCACTTGGCTGCGGTTTTCGCCCACAAGAACAGTTCAACCTTAGCTGCAGAAGCGTGAGACCGTTGCGGCGGAGTGGGATCCAtttttccatcatttctttCCGTTGTTTGGTatacttttttctgttgttgttatttctttcctcactttt is a window from the Trypanosoma brucei brucei TREU927 chromosome 8, complete sequence genome containing:
- a CDS encoding amino acid transporter, putative — protein: MTSGAAAQAPNKCPTNEAAAEPLRVPNVLTGEPFVSPNSNEGEALEKPERPTNALARCFHFILPRGGALSGIFNLASVTLGAGIMSIPSAFNTSGMIMAIIYLVLVTVFTVFSIFLIVSAAEKTGYRSFESMARNLLGRRADIAVGFLLWLLCFGGASGYVVAIGDVLRGLLSHEKVPAYLKTDRARRLLMAAIWFVFIFPLALPKRVNSLRYASAIGVSFILFFAICVVEHSAEKMVADGGIKQELVMFRSGNDAVAGLSLFIFAYLCHVNSFSIFFEMKKRSVTRMTRDAAVSCSVCCFVYLLTGFFGYAEFGTTVEGSVLKLYDPYANPVFFVCFVGIIVKLCAGFSLNMLACRTALFQVLRWDLDTMSYVRHSIVSVSFAVGSLVLGLFVPDINVIFGLVGAFCGGFIGFIFPALFIMYAGGWTRQSVGWVQYILTYVLLILGVVAIVFGTSTSIYYTIKKYY